TTTAATCTTGAATCTTTTGTATCCGGATTTGTCAGGTTTCCCCTGCTCAAACGTGACCAGGGAGCCCACTGCCTGTTTACCAAAGATATTGGAGATGTCAAAACACTCTATACGTTCGGGCACTTGTCTTAGCATCAGGGCTTCTTTCAGGGTCTTTAATGTTCTCGTAAAATCTTCTTCATGGGTCCGGGATACCTGATAGGCATTCTCAGCATTCTTTTGCGCCATTTCAATAAGCCGCACCTTGTCACCGCGCTGAGGATGTATTACTTCGACCTTCTTGCCTTTCTTTTCCGTGAGCCATTCTTCAAGCAATTTCGCATCTGCAGATTCCACAGGGATAATTACCTCAGAGGGTATAAATCGTGTCTGACTGTAAAACTGGTTTAAAAAAGACCTGAACACTTCTTCGATAGTAGTATGGTTTGTGGAAAGATGGTAGGAAGCTACATCTTCCATATTACCCGATCGGATAAACATGACCTCAATATACACCTCATTCCTTGCCATATAATAACCAAAAACATCGCGGTCTACAAAGGTCATGGAATGGATTCTCTGCTTTTCGACCGTTTCTTCAATAGCCCGAATCCGATCCCGGATCTTTGCCGCCTTTTCATATCTCATTTCCTTTGATTCCTCATACATCTGCTGTTTCAGCATCCCGATGAGATCTTCCTGTTTACCTTTTAAAATCAAGATCACCTGATCTAATAGTCCCTGATACGTGATTTCATCCACGAGGTCACAGCATGGTCCCAGGCATTTATGGATTTGATAATAGAGGCATGGTTTTACCCTTGTTTTAAATACATTATCCGGACATTTTCGGATGGGGATAGTGTCATGAATGTACCGTAATGTCTCTCTTACAGCCCTTGCAGAGGCATAAGGTCCAAAATACATTGCGCCGTCGTCATCGATCTGTCGAACCACCTTTGGATACGGGAATTTCTTGCTGATTTCGAGTTTGATGCTGATAAAGGTCTTGTCATCACGGAGGTTAATATTAAATTTGGGCTTAAATTGTTTGATCAGATTGTTTTCGAGAATGAGCGCTTCTTTCTCTGTTTCGGTGAGTACAAAGTCAATATCGGCAACCCGTCGTACCAGATATTCTGTGTATAACCTGTAATCTATGTTCTTTTGGAAATAGCTCTTCACACGGTTTTTCAGATTTTTTGCCTTACCCACATAAATTACCTTATGTTTGACATCTTTCATGAGGTAGACGCCCGGTGAAGCGGGGAGATTTTTTAGTTTATTTTCCAAGTTCATAAAGTAATTTATAACATGCCCCCCTTCTTTTGTAAATATTCTTTGACAATCATCAGAAGCGATGTTACCATGCAGGCGTTATGGAAATTAAAGACCGTTCCCAACTGCTAACCGAACAGCGCAATCCCCGCACTACCAATATTGACTGCAAAACCACCCTGGAGATTATTGATGGTATTAATGCTGAGGATGCGAGGGTTTTTACCGCTGTTCATAGAGAAAGAGAACCCATAGCAAAGGCGGTTGATATGATCGTCGATGCTTTTAAGGAAGGTGGCCGTCTTATCTATGTGGGTGCAGGAACCAGTGGAAGACTGGGCATACTGGATGCCGCAGAATGCCCCCCTACTTTTGGTACCGATCCCAACATGATTGTGGGTATTATTGCAGGCGGTGAGAAGGCGATGTTTCAGTCGATTGAGGGTGCCGAGGACTTTCCCGAAGATGGCGCAAGAGATATCCAACAAAAAGAGGTAAATCATCGGGACGTCGTTGTGGGTATTACCACAGGTGGTACGACCCCGTATGTAATGGGTGCCCTTTTTGAGGCAAAAAAGCGCAATGCAAGGACAATCTTTTTATGCTGTAACATAGAGACCACGCCAAGTTTTGATGTCGATATCACCATCCGGCCAATCGTTGGACCAGAGATCATAACCGGATCTACCCGGATGAAGGCTGGCACAGCTACCAAGCTCATACTAAACATGTTAACCACAACAACGATGATCAAGATAGGGAAGGTTTATGAAAATCTTATGGTAGACTTACGTGCAGTAAATGCAAAACTCTCCGATCGTGCCGAACGTATTATTATGACCGTTACAGGTATCAACCGGGAAGATGCCAAGATGTTATTAGCCTCTGCGTTTGGTAATGCAAAGGCTGCCATTGTTATGCAAAAATTGGGTCTTGATTATGAAGAAGCCAAAAAAAGGCTTGATGCGCAGGGCGGATTTGTAAGAAGGGTCTTGTCGTAATATTCAACACAGCGCAACAAGTATGTACAAAATTTAAACATCGGTTCTTTTTTGGCACAATAAATACAATAAACTATATCAATTTCGTGCATTAATGCCCGGAATTGATACCCTCATCAAAAAGTCATCCCGAAAATAAACAAATCAAAAATAGAGAACGTTAGCCTGCTGTATATTGTTGCAACACCTGATGTTTGCATAATATATAGCATAACGCATATACTCGCAATGAAGTGCCGGAAGAATTATTTTGTTAGTGCTTATCAGAATCGTTGTATTTGGCATAATTTATGCGAAATTTACTACCGTGAGTCGGTATTGGGGTACCTAAAAGACCCATACTCCGGCCACGAATTCATATCCTCCTTCTCATCTTCCTTCTTACGGGGATGTCGTCAATAATGACGGCATCCCTGTAAAAGGGGGTACAATCAATTCACTGAAATTTCACCTCTTTATTCCTGGATAAGTGGTTTTATGAAACGCGAAATACTATACCTGTTCTTCGCAATCCTGTGATAGACAGCATACAAAAGTGATCTGATTATGGGCACCTTGAATAGCGGGTGCAACCACCTGAAACCCTTCAATCGGTTCAGTATCTCCGGCAATGCCTTATCGCCTGCTAAAATTTGTTTATGAGAAAGCACCAATTGAATGGACTGTAAACAAGCTGCATCTGTTATATCCGGGAATCGGGTGCGGCACTCATCTGATTGGCAGGGGATAAACTCAAAGGCGTCTTTTCGGATAGAATGGAGTTCGATCCATTTCATACATCCACGACATAAACTGCACCTGGCATCATAAATAAGTACCGCAGTTCCCATCTTATTCATATCTGCAGGAAATGGAGTATTCCAATGATTTTTAAAATATCATAAGAAGAGTGGTCAGCAATCAGCCTTCAGCGGTCAGCTTTAGCTGATTGCTGACAACTGAAAACTGATGGCTCTAAATTAATTAGCGAATTTCAACCTCGCAGAGTTCAATTCCAGATAGATTGGAGATGTCTTTTACTGGCAGACTGCCGTCGTATCTACTTTCCAGAATGGCATTGCCATTATTGTAAACGGTAATAGGTACGTTATTGATATTCCTTTGAAGCATGAATTTATAGTGAAATCGGGTGCGGTCTCCTGAATTTCGAGTAATAACGGCCACAACCCTATTTTTCCCGGGTAATAGTTTGTCTCCCGCATTACAAAACCCTTTCCCCTTCAATTTTTCAGCATTTTGAGTTTCTATAAAAATCAAAGCTACCTCATCCCCCTCCGTTAATTCAGTAAGGTCGAATCCCAACCCCTCCAATCCATCTGTAATGATAACATTTATTGGTCTCTTGTGGATAATTTTTTTTGTGTCATCCCAGGCCTTCGGGTTTTTTAAAAAATAATCAACAATATTTCCATGAGCAAAACTGATATTATGTATTATGAAAAGAAGAAGTATTACAAATACAGAGTGAATATATTTCATTTTACTACCTCACGTATAAATTATGAGCTTTGATATAATTTTCCACACAGCGTGGGACCAGGTATCTTATGTTTCG
This Candidatus Brocadia sp. DNA region includes the following protein-coding sequences:
- the uvrC gene encoding excinuclease ABC subunit UvrC, translated to MNLENKLKNLPASPGVYLMKDVKHKVIYVGKAKNLKNRVKSYFQKNIDYRLYTEYLVRRVADIDFVLTETEKEALILENNLIKQFKPKFNINLRDDKTFISIKLEISKKFPYPKVVRQIDDDGAMYFGPYASARAVRETLRYIHDTIPIRKCPDNVFKTRVKPCLYYQIHKCLGPCCDLVDEITYQGLLDQVILILKGKQEDLIGMLKQQMYEESKEMRYEKAAKIRDRIRAIEETVEKQRIHSMTFVDRDVFGYYMARNEVYIEVMFIRSGNMEDVASYHLSTNHTTIEEVFRSFLNQFYSQTRFIPSEVIIPVESADAKLLEEWLTEKKGKKVEVIHPQRGDKVRLIEMAQKNAENAYQVSRTHEEDFTRTLKTLKEALMLRQVPERIECFDISNIFGKQAVGSLVTFEQGKPDKSGYKRFKIKTVGQIDDYAMMHEVLARRYKRAVEEADLPNLIMVDGGKGQLGVALKVFEELAIGNVDLIALAKGRKESNALGEKIGEQIFVPHMSEPIALAPSSPELLFLDKIRDEAHRFAISYHRKLRDKEYYRSPLDKIPGIGIARKKKLMRCFGSIEGIRNATVEQLREISKIPSRQANEIFNYFHKSETAATQATNYHE
- a CDS encoding DUF393 domain-containing protein encodes the protein MNKMGTAVLIYDARCSLCRGCMKWIELHSIRKDAFEFIPCQSDECRTRFPDITDAACLQSIQLVLSHKQILAGDKALPEILNRLKGFRWLHPLFKVPIIRSLLYAVYHRIAKNRYSISRFIKPLIQE
- the murQ gene encoding N-acetylmuramic acid 6-phosphate etherase, with protein sequence MEIKDRSQLLTEQRNPRTTNIDCKTTLEIIDGINAEDARVFTAVHREREPIAKAVDMIVDAFKEGGRLIYVGAGTSGRLGILDAAECPPTFGTDPNMIVGIIAGGEKAMFQSIEGAEDFPEDGARDIQQKEVNHRDVVVGITTGGTTPYVMGALFEAKKRNARTIFLCCNIETTPSFDVDITIRPIVGPEIITGSTRMKAGTATKLILNMLTTTTMIKIGKVYENLMVDLRAVNAKLSDRAERIIMTVTGINREDAKMLLASAFGNAKAAIVMQKLGLDYEEAKKRLDAQGGFVRRVLS